A window of Nicotiana tabacum cultivar K326 chromosome 24, ASM71507v2, whole genome shotgun sequence contains these coding sequences:
- the LOC107784308 gene encoding cytochrome P450 CYP749A22-like has protein sequence MDLGGIILIFLFSTLCLYLLWTIIKLLYLIWWMPLQIQNRMSFQGIKGPPYSFPHGNTKEISLMRSQTMDKPMMDISHYIFPRIQPHVYSWTRMYGRNFLTWHGSKPYLFVTEPELIKEILANKEDSYPKMDMEGYAKKLLGKALITNEGEKWAKVRKLANHTFHAESLKRMVPEMSASVQTMLEKWKEHEGKDFDVFKDFGLLTTEVISRTAFGSSYMEGKHIFEMVAKLTAITVKNIYNVRFPGISMLIRTDDEIEAEKLERGIKSSILELVRKREKVKDGMFENFGTDYLGQLMKLLHEPDTNKSITIDQMIDEVKALYGAGHLTTTSLLGWSVFLLAHHPEWQEKARKEVFEFCGLRTPTSDAITRLRTMNMILNECMRLYPPVITMTRKVEREVRLGSMTLPANMTIFMPILALHHDPHIWGKDVHIFKPERFAEGVAKATNNNAASFFPFGLGPRTCVGLNFTTNEAKIALSMILQRYKFTLSPNYVHYPSDIFILTPKVGVKVVLESI, from the exons ATGGATTTAGGAGGAATTATCTTAATCTTCCTTTTCAGTACCCTCTGCCTCTATCTCCTTTGGACAATCATTAAACTCCTTTATTTAATATGGTGGATGCCActtcaaatacaaaatagaatgAGTTTTCAGGGAATCAAAGGCCCCCCTTATAGCTTTCCCCATGGGAATACCAAAGAAATCTCACTAATGAGAAGCCAAACTATGGACAAACCTATGATGGATATTTCTCATTACATTTTCCCAAGAATTCAGCCTCATGTTTACTCTTGGACAAGGATGTATG GGAGGAATTTCCTCACTTGGCATGGCTCAAAACCATACTTATTTGTTACTGAACCGGAGCTTATCAAAGAAATATTGGCCAACAAAGAAGACTCTTACCCAAAAATGGACATGGAAGGCTATGCTAAAAAACTACTAGGGAAAGCACTTATAACCAATGAAGGTGAAAAATGGGCAAAAGTAAGAAAACTAGCCAACCACACTTTCCACGCCGAAAGCCTGAAA CGTATGGTGCCAGAAATGAGTGCAAGTGTTCAAACAATGCTAGAGAAATGGAAAGAACACGAAGGAAAAGATTTCGACGTGTTCAAGGATTTTGGACTGTTAACAACTGAAGTAATTTCCAGGACAGCATTTGGAAGCAGCTATATGGAAGGAAAACATATTTTCGAGATGGTGGCAAAATTAACTGCAATAACTGTcaaaaatatttacaatgtcaGATTTCCTGGAATCAG TATGCTAATAAGAACAGATGATGAAATTGAAGCAGAGAAACTTGAAAGAGGAATCAAGAGCTCCATTCTTGAGCTagtaaggaaaagagaaaaggtaAAAGATGGAATGTTTGAGAATTTTGGGACTGATTACCTAGGACAACTTATGAAGCTTTTGCACGAACCGGACACGAACAAAAGTATCACAATAGATCAAATGATCGACGAGGTCAAGGCATTGTATGGTGCAGGACATCTTACAACTACGAGCTTACTTGGCTGGTCTGTTTTTCTCTTAGCACATCATCCAGAATGGCAAGAAAAAGCCAGAAAGgaagtgttcgaattttgtgGCCTTAGAACTCCAACTTCTGATGCAATCACAAGGCTAAGAACA ATGAACATGATACTTAATGAATGTATGAGATTGTATCCTCCGGTTATTACAATGACAAGAAAAGTTGAAAGAGAAGTTAGACTAGGGAGCATGACTCTTCCTGCTAACATGACAATTTTCATGCCAATTTTGGCACTGCACCATGATCCACATATCTGGGGCAAAGATGTTCATATTTTCAAACCCGAGAGGTTCGCAGAAGGGGTGGCTAAAGCAACAAACAACAACGCAGCATCGTTTTTCCCGTTCGGATTGGGACCTCGTACTTGTGTTGGTCTGAATTTCACAACAAATGAAGCAAAAATTGCCTTGTCAATGATTTTGCAGCGTTATAAGTTCACTCTGTCGCCTAATTATGTCCATTATCCTTCTGATATTTTCATTTTGACTCCCAAGGTTGGAGTTAAAGTTGTCCTTGAATCTATTTAG